TATGTACCAAAGATATTTTTTCAGATATATTGGGGGAGCTGCGGCTCCCCTATGTCCTCACAAAGGTCCGCTTCTGATTGTATAGTGGTCAGCAAATCAAAGCTCATTGGCTAACAATAGTGTTGGGTATACACTATTTTAAATTAGACAGAAGTAAAGATAAATGATAGATATGATATATAAtgataaaaagataaaaatatatagaGGGGGAAAATGAGGTTTGTAGGTGTAAATACTGCTTAATGTTGCTCGCACAACTGCCTTCTTCACCTTCAACTCGTTCAGCATGCTCAATTCCTCATTGGATTCGGTGGAGGAGAAAAGAATTCAACTCACCACACATGTCAATTTTTAGTtacaaaaattatattatataactGGAGTGCAGTTACTGGAAAATAGTAGTTGGGTTTGTGCATAATTGTTGGAGGCAAGGTGTTTGGTGGCTTTAAGACCATGGCCACAATGGCATGGCACAGTATAAAAAGGCTAGTTTGCCTTTTCTGTTTGTACTGTAGTGTAGTAGTCTATTCACAATAATATTGCAGGAGAAAGTGACAACCGAATCAATACATATCCTCTACTTTTTTGCAACAAAAGTGCATGCAACCTTACTACTGAAGGGGCCCCAATTTCACCGGCAAACCAGTGCATAGTTGAGAACTCAAGTGTTACACTAACAATTACTCCGTTTACTGCATTACTGCATTAGTCCCTTTTTTTGAAGGTATCTCTGGAATAAATCTCCAACACTTTGTAGTTGAGGCCAAACAAGCTGCAGAGTGAAACAAGTGTTGTATTTGTATCAATCAAGCTGCAAATCAGATATTGAATGTGTTTGTAACCACTTAATTTCCTCTCCTATTTAAGCTCCCTTCACAGTTTCTGGCTTAATGTGCATGCCTAGGCTTATAAGTTCACCATTCATCCAAATGCAATAACACATAATTAACATGATTTGTATATTGGGTTGGGGTAACTATCATGGTGTGCATTTATAAGGAATAGTGGGTGAGAAAGGggttatattaaaattaaaatccaaCAAAAAGATTATGGCTCACAAATTAAAGCAGCAACTATATGAATTTGCAATAAATTCAGAACTTAAAAAGCATTACTTTAGACAATACACTCCACAGTCCACACCACTAGAGCAAATATCAATAGTTTTTTGTTCCTCCCCTTTTTCTTGGGAAGATTTTCATATACTGATTAAATGCAATGTATATTCTTTTGATAAACTAGCCTGCCATATATTTTGATCAAGTACCAACCAGGCATTTGTTTGGAACAAGATCACCAATGAAGAATAAACAAATTCCAGAATATAAGTTTTGTGCTTCAAACAAATTGACAAGTCTTCTCATCCACCTCCTATTCATGTGGGGTAGAATCAATTCTCCTCATATCTTGTTAAGATTCTTCGACATAATACCATACCATATATAATCGCCATGATCAGCGATGTGCGGCTGCAGTAACAGAGAATACTAGTTATACAATCCAAACAACATTGGAATATTTATAATTACTCTGAAGTTGATTTAAGACGTATTTTGCGGTCAAAGTATTCAAGATAGGTAAGATTCATGGAGTAATAGACTTTCATATTCATGGTTCATACCCCTTGGGAAACACAAGGACAAAAATTAATGAATGTACGTAATGCATATTGAAAGCTGTAACATATACCCAAACATGTAGATAGATCTACATGAATAGTATAATCAATAATCAATAGCAACCACAATTCTCAATAGTCCAACTCATGTTTATTTTAGCATTAGAGTAAACGCGTGATTTCACATACTTGGCACTAACTAATAGTTCAACAtgcacttttttttatttttttatttcaacaaGTATGTTGAATTCAATAAGAATTTAAATGCACACCTAATGAAAATACATTAGTATTAGAGTTGGATTTGTGAACCAAGTGGTATATATACCCACACCAATCAAATCGAATTCAATTTGGTTCTGTATTAAATCAGAAATTAGAAAATCAGAGCACTCCTCCCCAAGAATACTAGAATAATGCAAGTTCCatttaaattaaagaaaaatagaaCAACAGCAATCGAAAACCTCGGCACCTCTCTCTGAGAGGGACCTCCTATAAACAAAAAGCCCTCACCCCAAAGCAACCCATCACTCTCTACTGTCATATCATGCAAATAGACCCTTACCCACTCAACATCACACTATTTCACTATTCGCGTGTTTGGATTTCTATTGAACTCATTCTACATCTTCGATTCACATTAAATTATTAGAATCAAATCATAAATATTTGGAGATATTTGAAATTACATTTGCGTTTATACCAAACGGGAACCAAACATGGCCTTATTTAGCCAGCTAAATTCAACCAACCTCATCAACACACATCAAATCCCACTCTCTCCttttattactacttcaacGCTCTCTCACTATGCCATTGCCAGATCTCTCGTACTCCATTGGGAGAAGAGAAGCGTGcacttttgtttttctcttctcttctgttCTTCCCCTTTGATTCTTCTCCTCTAGGTGTTTTTCTACCTTTCTGTACTTGTTTTCCTTTCGTGATCTTTCGCCGCATACACAACCCTTTTTCTGATTTTCCTTCAACACATGCCCACCAAACCCTGTTGCCAAAAACAGAGTCtttttggagagaaaatggcgAATGCGGTGGAAAATGAAAATGGGTTGACGACTATGACGATGATGTTCAGTGATGATGAGTTGAAGGAGGTGAGTGGGGTGAAGCAAGTTGGTGGAGATTATGTGGAGGTAACGTGTGGATGTACCAGCCATAGGTATGGTGATGCTGTTGGAAGGCTTAGGGTTTTTGTTAATGGATACCTTGAAATCTCTTGTGAATGCACCCCTGGTTGCCAAGAaggtttctctctctctctctctctctcaatctctTATCTCCTGAAAATGGGGTCTCTATTTATGTACATGTTGATCAGGTTGAGTCCTTTGACTTTGATCAGTTCATTGTAGGGTTGTTTTTATCTGCTCTGAGTTGATACCTTGAGTGCTTCTGTAGTGGTTGTTATTGTGcaagaaaaaatgttttttcgCATTAAAAATCTGTGCATGTTTGTATACAACTGAAATCGTGGTGGAAAGTTGCTGAAGCTAAGGAATGCTGTTCTCCACAGTGATTTTGGCTTTATTGTGACTTTTCACAGTGTGTCCAAACATGTAATTTGTCCTACTAAGATGTTAGGGAATTTCTCACTTTTTGttgttatatattatatattcttttctttttacccTTGATGACAATTTCTTCCCAGCAAATAGTATTTCTGTTGTGCAAGTcatctcttctcttttctctctaAGTTCATAGTTAAAGTATGTTTTGATTTTTCCTAGTGAAAGTTGTTTTGATGTTTGAAGTGTTTTTTATGTCTCATTGGAGGCCATAAATATATACTCCCCCACTCATGAACAGTTTTTTTGGGGGGTGAATCCATTGCCCTTTTACCGTCAGGCAGGGCTTAAACTTTCTATCTTTTACTTAAATGTACTGCACAATGGATATTCATAGTTTTCATCATAAACTTTTTTGGGTCTACATTATCTGAGTTGTTTTTACCTCAGCAATGTAGTCAAGATTTTATATTCAGGCAATGAAAGCTTAGTATCTTGGCTAATGCGTGATTATATAAACAGGAAGCAGTTACATTGTTTTGGGAATCTTGGTTTCCACTCTGTTGCTTGATATATCATTGTTCctcatgagaacttgaataattGATTCAACAGTTTTACATGAAATACTGAcatagaaaatgaatttttgtGGTGTTATTTTAGCATGTCATTGTGATTGAATGTGATTATTACCTGACTGATCAGCCTTCAGGGAAGAGACTGCATGATGGTTTGTGCATACTTATTCTGAATTTTATTATCAGTGAAAGAAATATTTATTGATCCCTATGGTGGAATTGAGGCTAGGAGTACAAGTTATTTGTCTTATATCTCTAATTGTTTAACGTGGCAGACAAAGGTGGTGGCTAAATGATCCCCTTTTTCTCTTCATCTGTCTATTGTACTAGTATTATTCTCTGTACTTTTGCTTTGCTTTTATGCAAGCATGAcgaaaattttgtttttaagttattttttaacatttgtTTAGTTCTGAATCAAAATGCTGCACCCTTGTAACAGTGTTCTTTTCTTAGTTCCAGAATTTCTTTCTTAATTACCTTATTTGCATAATGGTGTTTTACTGTTAGGCAAGTTGACCCCTGCTGCTTTTGAGAAACACTCTGGAAGAGAGACAGCCAGGAAATGGAAGAACAATGTCTGGGTAATAGTCAATGGTGAGAAGGTTCCATTGTATAAAACAGTGCTGCTCAAATACTACAATCAAGCATTAAGAACAGCACATGGGTCTGGACGTGCTTGCCACCGTGATGAGTTCATTCGCTGTACTAGATGTAACAAAGAGCGCCGGTTTCGCCTCAGAACTAAAGAGGAATGCCGCCTTCACCATGATGCTTTGGCTGATCCAAATTGGAAATGTTCTGATCTTCCGTATGACAAGTATGTTCACTCTCTTGTATTGCAATTCACATTGAGCTAACACCTAACAGTTTAATCTGTAAGACATGCTTATGCTTTCAATGCTGGGATAATGGGATTAGCCATGTCCATGTTTAGGACTAGTGCTTATCTATTCATGTTGCATTCAACTGATTTCCAAACACACACCAAATTATCTATATTTTTTATCCCTAATACTTACGTTGACTTTGTAATGCATttcatgaagaaaaaaattagtaGTAACTAGTAACTGTTAA
This portion of the Lotus japonicus ecotype B-129 chromosome 3, LjGifu_v1.2 genome encodes:
- the LOC130746757 gene encoding protein ULTRAPETALA 1-like encodes the protein MPTKPCCQKQSLFGEKMANAVENENGLTTMTMMFSDDELKEVSGVKQVGGDYVEVTCGCTSHRYGDAVGRLRVFVNGYLEISCECTPGCQEGKLTPAAFEKHSGRETARKWKNNVWVIVNGEKVPLYKTVLLKYYNQALRTAHGSGRACHRDEFIRCTRCNKERRFRLRTKEECRLHHDALADPNWKCSDLPYDKITCDVEEERASRRVYRGCTGSPACKGCTSCVCFGCDICRFSDCTCQTCTDYTRNNANA